In Quercus robur chromosome 11, dhQueRobu3.1, whole genome shotgun sequence, the sequence CTCTTAGCTCTTTATTCTAGGTGGGTATTGTCAAGCTAAATCCACATTGAAATCTTCATGTTTTTCCAACTGAATACTTACATAAGACATAAGATACcacatgaaataaaattttagcaaTTCAATTGTCATAATACAACTGGGCATGCCCTTTCTGTTTCTTCCTATCCATAGCTAAATTACATTAAATGACATTTGACTTATTCATTGacatttttaactttaaaataattaaCTCATGTTCAGATATGTGAATGGATCTTGCACAAGAGCTCCTTCAAACCGGATGTAATGTGCTACAATTTGCTTATAGATGCTTATGGGCAGAAATCACTGTGTAAGGATGCAGAATCTGCATATTTAGAACTTATTGAAAGCCGGTGCATCCCTACTGAAGACACTTATGCCCTTCTTCTAAAGGCCTACTGCAAATCTGGGCTACTAGGGAAAGCTGAAGCTGTATTTTCTGAAATGCGAAAATATGGTCTTCCCCCAAGTATGTTTCTGTATCGACTTATAGCTGTTTATTTTTTAGGAGAGATGGTTTTGTAAATTGTCAAGAACTTTgagaatttaattaatgagtTCATAATCAATATCTTTAATAACTTTGCATACAAAAAACTTGCACCATAACTACTTCAACTATAAAATACAATCAAAGGAGTAAATATCCTTAAAATCTCTGAAATTCCTCAGGAATATCATGTCCAGTTTAAATCTTATCTGTGATGCACTGATACTTGAATATGCTTATTGTTTCTAATCAAAACTATTCAGTAAAGTTGTTTAACATCATATCAGTGTATTGGGTGCTcaaaatatttgtttgatgTATGTTTAACAATTGTATTCTTAAtactatataaataatatatttggtGGATACCCTATACATGaagaaaaaacctaaaattctTAATGGAATTTCAGTCATGAATATTACAACTACTATTCATATTAACCAAAAGGCCAAGAAGTACATTATTACAAGATTTAAACCACTTGATTTTGAGACTATGACTAGTAACTTAATCACCCATTGGACCTGGCTTGTTACTCTGGAATTAGAGGTTGACCATCAGTATAGGTTGACCAAGAGTCTGTTCCCCTACActcaaaaagaaagattaaaaagttcctttattaaatttttatgtcCTTCTTGAGTTAtagtaaattattaaaattagtaaCAATGAGAGAAATTAAGAAGTATGCCCAATGCCTTTATTGCATGGAAAGGGGCAAAATTCCATTGAAATGTATGGCTAGATTACAAAATATACAAGGTGGTCACTTTTCTTTGAGAAAAGTTCTGCTAAGTGAACTCCCTGTTATTAGGCCTTCCGTTTTCATAAGCAGATATAACCAGTGACTCCAAAAGTGTACGCTAAGTAGAAGAGCGTGTTCTTATATGTATGGATTCTACCTTCCCAAGTTCTGCAATGCAATATGGGAGTGATTCTTGTGAATTATGTCTTGTGTACGGTATACCTATTCTCTTGTCAAAAAAAGTACATCAATTCACCAAGGGTGTACTGTATACTTGTGCACTACCTTCAAGTTCTTCAACTCATTTTGTTGAGTTGAGTTGCTTGGGGGCAGGGCTTCCTCCTTTTTGACAGAGCTCAATTAATTGAGGTAATATCATTGTCATAAGAGAGTTCTAACTACTTCATGCCATGTCTTTTAGGCATTTGTCTGCGGGGGACATTGATTTGAATTCGATAAAAATCATAGACATTCCTTTATGGGTTTTGAGAGATCATGTAAGAGAATAATTGTGATCTTATGCTGGCTAGGCACACTGCCAAACCCTGTCATTCTGTTGTATGTTTACTTGATTTACTCACTTTCTTTTGCAATTAGGTCCTGACTCCTGGGTAATTTATTTGAATGTATTAGATTATATTCTGCTGTTTTCAATGGACACAATTGATATGCCTACACCTAGACTATATAGAATGTGAATTTATGCAGAAATATCTTTAAATGTATTCAGGTGCAGTTGTGTACAATGCTTTTATTGATGGATTAATGAAGGGAGGAAACCCTCAAAAAGCAGAAGAGATCTTCCAAAGAATGAAGAAAGATTGCTGCGAACCATCTGTTGATACTTACACATTGTTGATCAACTTATATGGAAAGGTGTTTTCAATTTTACTCatcatctatttatttttttatttataagtatTTATTCATCATCAATTCTAATCTCTTATTTTTTGATATTCTTTATCACCCTAGATGCCGTTTCCCTCAATTCAGTTCGATTGGACAGTTAAGTATCaagttttcaaatatattttttgactCAAATTGAAATGTGCTTTGGTATTTAATGTTGACAACCCCGATAGGGAAAGTGATGCTTCAGATTCTTTAGAGAATGTCATCAATGTTGTCAATAACTTAGGGAAGACACCTGGTATTAGGTTGCAGCTGCTTTGGGTTTGGTACATATGAAGCCAACCAAAAGAAAACATGATCCTAGCATGGGTTGAGTTACTCAACTCAAGCTTGGGCTAGAATCTAGGTTGGGTACTACCTTTGTGCAAGTTCCATTGACCACATTTACTAAATGAAAGTGATTGAACTGGTCTGGCTGGACCTAGACCAGTTCAGTTTCAACTTGTCCAAGTTGTAACTCCTTCAACCTGCAAGGGAAACTCATTCCTTAAGAATTAACACTCAAGCAACATAACTAGAATGATTGCACCATTCTATTTGGGAGGCTACTAGTGCCAACTATAATGATCCATGAATATTGGATTTTCTTATATGAagaattttccattttaactttaaaatattatttggtcatcccactatttttaaaattttcaaaatgaaaatttctttagtgcgatatttttttgtttgctttggTTCTTTACTTATGAGCATGTTTAACAGAAGAAGAGTGCTTATAATGGTTGAAGTGGATTTGTCTCTCTCTGTTTTATATAGGAAGCATATTCCACCATTTTGACAACTTAATCAGATTATCGCACCTTATTATAGTAATGTATGCATTACCTTCTAAATACTTTGCTTGTATTCCTCCCAATCCTTTCAATTGAGGTTGTCATTGGAAATCAATCAAGACAATCTCCAATTGAAATAACTTACTTCCATTGTTTCCCCTAATCTTTTTATCGGTGTTTTCCCTCCTCAAAATGATGTTTATGCAGGGAAATAAATCCTATATGGCCCTGAAGATGTTTGATGAAATGAGAAGTCAAAAGTGTAAACCTAATATCTGCACATATACTGCTTTGGTGAATGCATTTGCTAGAGAGGGAAATTGTGAGAAAGCAGAAGAAATATTTGAGCAGCTGCAAGAAGCTGGACATGAGCCAGATGTGTATGCTTATAATGCCCTCATGGAGGCTTACAGGTAAATATCTTTTAACTTGATGTTCCACAAATACGTGACCTtcaattattttactatagttaTTGGGTTTATTATTATGAaggatatatttttaataatatatcaaAATCATTAATTATTTGGTTTGATTGTTTTGAAGTGTTGTGGCAAATGGggaacaattttattttattaattttttttttaactttggcTTAGTTGGGAGTTAAGTTTGgaatttttgtctttattattgTGGAGCCATAGAGAAAGTTTAGTGATGGAAAAAGGGTGTAATCAATATGACTTTTGATCACTAGAGTGGTAATAATTAGTTGGAAAGGAGGCCATAATTGCAAACCGTGCCGTGATAGCATTGCGTATATTAATGCATCCAATTTAGATTTAAAGGATAAAAGGTGCATTAAGAGTGTGTCAAGcttcaaaaacatgtttggctCAGTTgctataatttgaaatttctagAAATGTTCTCCTAGTTGTTATAAGATATCAAAGCCTATTTGCCTTTGAGGTCTTCAGTTCAAATCCTTGGTAAATCCTTCTATTTTGCATATGTAATGCCCCCATCATGTTGGGGATCGTGGGCAAGATTGCATTTGAGGAGAATTGTGAGTTTGAATTGAACTTGATATATATTGTTGACCCACTCCCTAATAACATGCCCTGTTAACATACTGtgggaatgaaatgaaaaacaatgTAACTTAGGGCCCCACCCTTCAGATTGTATAAGATTTAATGGCATGCTAGAAGACAATGAGACATAAAAGgacctattttatttttagccaTATAAAGCTAGCGACTCTATTGATATCCAAGATTTCAGTAAAAACTTGTCCGGTCATGTACATATATACCTAACAAAGGTGAACCTTGGAGTATGAATGACCTAATTTCAAAATGCCAAGGTGTGATAGGAACCTGCATTTCTCCACTATTGGTGGAGTAAAACGTGGAATGGAGTGAATAAAGATAGCCTTTGGATTCCTAGTTTGAAAACTTTAATGATGAAGCTCCATGGGAAGGATTCAATATAAGAATCATAATCAAAAGTAGAAATTTGATAACaagttattttttaagtattagAACATCAATAGAAGTTTTaccaattttaaattaaaatatagatTTAAGCTGCAGTGAGGGTAGCATCTTGAATTTCAACAAACATGTGAGATAAAGAAACTAAGAGTTTAGAAACAACTGGCTCTCTGTAGCTTTTTGTGCTGCTGTTACAGGTAAGGTGTGTGGTCCAACGCAGTGTCATTAAATGCTTCAGTGAGGTTACTCATCTTTCTTGAACTATTGtggaacccaaaaataaaaacaaaatcaaaactaaaaattgttttattgaGAGGGTTGCGGCATATCTGAGACTACAACTAAGACCAAGAAGGTCCATTATGAAGGAAAACTAGAAAGACACGAGTTGATGAGTATGTGGCACTTGGCAATGTTGCTCTGATGGTCTAGTAGGATATGCGGCACTTGGCAATGTTGTTCTGATGGTCTAGGATGATATATGGGCTATTGAGCTTTTGAGAATAATAGCTATCCAATGATGGATGGCATACCAGGCATGCACAGATTGGAATAACAGTTGGTACTGTTGTTACTGTAACAGTTATAATGAGAATTGGAACATGGACAGTCATACTGGTTTTACACTGAAATGCAGATtaagaaatgagaaaaattgATGCAATACTTGGTTGGGACCAAGTAGCCTTCATTATGAGTAAGTAAACCAATTTTCTTTAAGATGTGACATAGGGAGACAGAATCAAATAGGAAGATTCATAAGGAAATTATTGGCCCAAATCAGACATTTTGGTGTGTGATGTTCTTTCTGTAAAATTCACcaaaggttttttattttaattttaaaaaaggactattctaaatatttagtgataaaaaagaaatagactaATTTATATGCCACGTTAAACGCATCAAAtccattaatgaaaaaatttgttgactATAATTTCTTTAGGGAGTCTATGGCCAGCTAATCTTGTAATTCACTTTAGTCAGAAAATAGTATTCCAAATTGTCTGGAAACGGTGTTTCAAAGGGTTAACTGGAGATAACTGTGGAAAACGTTTTCCAAAAAAGGATCATGTATTGCCTTTTTGGCTCATTCCAATGATAGAAGAAGGCAATTGGAAATGCTCAAACCATATGTTTTCATCCTTGCTCTAGAATGGACAACTAGAAATTGCTATAGCTGCcgttaaagtaaaatttcctagaAATAGTTTTGAGGTGCACATAAATTTCTTTGACTTTCTTTCTCCCACCAGTCGTGCAGGTTTTCCTTATGGGGCAGCCGAAATCTTTTCACTCATGCAGCACATGGGGTGTGAACCAGATAGAGCTTCATTCAATATCATGGTAGATGCATATGGGAGAGCTGGTCTTCATGAGGGTAAATACTTAATATTAAGAAATTGAtcagcatttattttttacctaGATTAACTACCAAAAATCAATTTGCATGCTTGTGGGTTGTTGCCGATATCTATGATATCTGTCCTCAATACTTATTAAGATCTGTCATAATCTAATCTgactttccttttttatttataatttatgaaaGCTGATAGATCTAACTACTACCTCTAGGATACAATGCCTAACACAAGAACAATTAAGGTTGCACACTTGCACTAAACAGTTGTCTTCTTAAAAGTAACAAATAAGAAAGTAAAACAATatgagaggaaaaagaaaagcctTAAACTCTCTTTTTGTATCTCTATTTATAGACCAATAGACacctttttgaaaaaaaaaactactcaaTTTGAATTCTCATTGACAGTAtgctattttattcttttcaaCATTATATTATGTTATATTTGACCATTATATGATTCATAAATATATCCAACAAAATTAACTAAGTACCAAGAAATGAAAATCTATACCTAGTGTAAAAACTCAGTACATGCTTGTATTTCCATAGATGGAGttgttctttttgttgattttgtttttactagtatataattataatataagGATTGAATATTGCAGTATTTGGACAATCGTATGCAGCAAAAATGCTGCGTATTTTGGAGGcatgaaataaaattataaaaataaattgttttgatggttagtttttcatttttattttattattactttgtTCTGCATTTTGTAGCTCATTTGAATATTCGTAAAGGAATTATGACGTAAAGATGATGAACTGATTCCATTGTCATGGGACATTTTGGATGTCACAAACCTCTTTTACTCTGCTAACTCAAATACATGTTTAGGCTGTCTTAtgagaaaatatacaaaaaccTTACAGTAGAATCTTTACTATAATATCTAGTTAAGTCTTTTGGCATCATACCAAAGACTTGGGATCTAATGACATACaaagagatgaaaaaagaaaaagaaaaagagagtgggTAGGGAGGGATGTTAGGGGATTACTAATTAGAGAGGCTAGAAGATTAAAAAATGTTGCATCTAAGACAATTTCTAACATCTATCTTCCAAGGTGTTTTGTTTTACCACTTAACATTCTTGCCTACAATTCTACTTACATATTGTTCCATTCCTGTCCAAATTCTCCACattttagttataatttatGAGCACCGCATATGGAGTTAAGATGAAGTTAAAACAAGTAACTGCTTAATGACAACTTCACCTTTCTGAGTCTTCTGACCAAAGCCTATTTCATTCAGTGCTGATATGTTTTTTATGCTATATTTGCCTTAGCATTCTCATCCTTATATCATGTTTATTTGTCCCTGTTTAAATAACTCCTCTTTCTATCCGTTTAGATGCACAAGCTGTATTTGAAGAGATGGTGCGACTGGGGATAAGTCCAACCATGAAATCCCACATGCTACTTTTATCTGCCTACTCCAGAACTGGCAATGTTGCTAAATGTGAAGACATTATGAACCAAATGCAAAAATCCGGGCTTGAACCTGACACATTTGTGTTTAACAGCATGATGAACCTGTATGGCCGGTTAGGCCAATTTGGAAAGATGGAGGACGTTTTAGCTGCAATGGATAAAGGACCATATGTAGCTGATATCAGCACATATAACATCTTAATAAATGTATATGGACGTGCAGGGTTTTTGGACAGAATGGAAGAGCTTTTTCAGTCACTTCCCACAAAGAGTTTGAAACCTGATGTGATTACTTGGACTTCTCGGCTTGGAGCATATTCAAGAAAGAAACTATACAAAAGGTGCTTCGAAATTTTTGAAGAAATGATTGATTCTGGTTGTTATCCTGATGGAGGCACTGCTAAAGTACTCCTCTCGGCATGTTCAAGCCAAGAACAGATTGAGCAGGCTACTACTGTAATTAGAACAATTCACAAGAATATGAAAACTGCTTTGCCTCTTTGATGGATGcttgtttttgggtttagatCAAAGAAATAGGTATTACAGTTCTGTAGCCAGCAGGTTCCCCAAACATTATGGCCATCTATTTGTATTTCAATGAAAGTTTTCATTTAGATGAAGAGATAAAGCTAAAACCTGTAAAAACCTTTCTACTTGTTAAATACTGCTGTTAGATAGCAATCAACATTGCATTCTTGCATTGCTTTACTGTAGAGTGTAGCGGATATAGTTCTTGAAACAGCCTTGCTGTTTTGTAGGTTAAGACGAACTCTTTCAGCTTAATTTATTACTTACAAATATTTTTGCTGCATCATGACAGAGCAAGGATCCCAAATATTTTATACTACTGGATTTTATGCTGAATTAAGGCAAACCAAAGTTTTCATTACTTTATAGGAGATATAAAgttgactaaaaactaaaataccAATAGAATAGAATCATTGAACTTATAGGATCTAGGAACTCTTCTATATGgtgcttttgagttttgatgaAGAATGTATTATGAAAGCGACCTCATAATATAATCATTAAATATGTATGGATCACTCATTCTTCCTTTGCCAATTTctagtttattttaatttgttccATAGGTTTAGAAAGTCAAATTATACTACCATAATCTACTAGTGAAATGGAAGACAAGTAATTTTTGAGGGAGAAACTATGCGTTTTTAGGATTTGCATGCTCCCTGGTTAGAACCCGTAAATGATTATAATGGATTGGACTTGAGAAGGCTGATTCAAAAGCAGTGTTGTTTATAGGATCTGGATCAACTAATTTATTCAATGGAAGCAGTTGATGGTATGTGCTTTTTATCTTATgtctttttatcattttaaaattgtgtttttgttaTTAGTTTGGGTTAATTGATATGGTGGGATAAATTGTtagattagttttttattttttattttgaattgtagTAGATAAAGCTTAggtttcttttgaatttaaatataaGGCTTGTTAACAAGTGCCTAAAGGGCACAAGTTAAAGATTAATAAATGCTCAATTATGAACTGTAATGcatatttttcaaagaagaaaatacacTTGTTAATGATTCATTAACTTGCATGCACAAATTCTAAACAGTGTAATTTCCCCAAACTATAGCCAagattacactttaccaccctaaactttattttttgaaaaatgtataaaaatattatttaattaaatatttaatgcACCTTAACATTGCCCTTAGGgcatttataaacaaaattttcttaaatattaGCTTTATCTTGTAAGGCCATAAATTATATGGATTGATATTTAACAATAAACAagctaaaaaatattatttttgagagtttttatTTTGGAGGTTTGGACTGTAACAATCCAAGGAagagcgctagccacatctgcgctataccttaaAAGGACTAGTCGCAATTGAGgttccttgtagttgttaataaagtccaGTTCAActcagtaaatacccgatgtgggactcatcacacacccacacacatcacacaatcaatcaaattgaggcatcacaatctcccccacttaaatccctaacgttcTAGTTAGggcccacttaaatccctaacatcctcgttagggcccactttgtggggtagtgtctctgagcccacataggattaccgggccggctctgataccataagtaacgacccaaggaaaagcgctagccacatctgcgctatacctcaaaaggacttgtcacaattgaggcttcttgtagttgttaataaagcccagatctacccagtaaatacccgatgtgggactcatcacacactcacacacatcacacaatcaatcaaattgaggcatcacaatctcctccacttgtgtgggtgtgtgatgagtcccacatcgggtatttactgggttgaactgggctttattaacaactacaaggagcttCAATTGctactagtccttttgaggtatagcgcaaatGTGGCTAGTGcaaatgtggctagcgcttttccttgggtcgttacatggACTCCCTCGAAAAAGtcaatttcttaaattaagaaGCTTTGGTTCCCTCAAAGCAACCAATAAAATTCATGTACACAAcacattatattttttcttggaaTTTTTTGCAACATCACCTTTGAAAGTTCTTATTAAAGTAATCCAATACTACATTTACTCTTTTCTACAAATTCTCTTgtttaaatattcatttattaatattatcaattacatattaattatatacatacacttcaaaaaaatttctatacatTGCACAGCGGCATAAGGTTATTAGCTAGTACATTCATTGTTATTCAAGCAACTTGTTAGGTTTTCTTTATTACACGGTGGTGTTtgttacaaaaacaaaacacacaatATCTGCAATCAAAATGCACTAATAGAAATTGTGGAAAAGACAGAGAGAGGGATATTTTCTTGTGTATTGTTCTTGAAAATACCactaaaaaattgattatctaacAGCAATGTGTAATGTGCTATTTATAGCACTATCCATCATTTCATGAAAGGTTAGAGCATTGGATACTAAATTTTTGGTATTTAGcctaccaaacacaaaaaatcactTTCGTGAGATGTGTTAAATGCTAAATAAATATGGCATTTGCTACAATAATGTTCCAAGAATTGTGCGGAAAAATGtgctataaatattttttttcattcaaacttttctctctcttctgtcACTAACTGACTAGTTGGACATTTACtcaaagtctctctctctctcttgtatgACCGTTgggacttcaaaaaaaaaaaaaaaattaaaaaagaagaaagaaataatatttaaataaaatggtaaaataatagaagaTGTGATTTAAgatgtattgtaaaattgtgtattaaaatagataaagtaacttttttatgTATCAAAATAGCATTTTTCAGAACGTTTGATGCTTGCATTCATCCTTATAGTTACAACCTAAAGTTGTAACCCCTCTTCAAGAGTGGCACTTTTGCACCAAATGTGTCACACCCTTTCATCAAGAGTCATAACTCTTTGTTATAAATGATACTTAACCCGCTATGAAGATACTTATTTAGGTTCAGCATGATTCAATATTTGTAGCAGATAGAAACTAAATTTAGAATAAAGCCTTATGTTGTATTTGAAAGTTGCTTAATTAAGTTCTAATTAGTGTTTAGCACTTTAGCTAGCTGGAGGCTTGGAGCTGATGAGTTTTTTTCCGAAGTGTTTAGCTAGATTACGACTGATGACTTTGTTGTTTTTGTAGTTTTGATTAGTCTTTTACTTGTTGTATCTTCGATTGAACAAATTTCttactcagagagagagagagagagagagagagagagagagagagagagagagagagagagagagagagagagagagagagagagagagagagagagagagcaattcATGAAGATTTCACTCCAAAAGTGAAAtaaaatgagatagagagaatgttaacttcttcttttttttgagaaaaagaatgTTAACTTAATttgtaaatgaaaatataactttttttttttaatgggtgtCCTTTTATGCATTGGTTGCAACTTGCAGAGAAGATATACTTTTGCCATTGGTGCTCTAGTTTAAAATATAGGGTAAATTCCATTTACACCTCCTGAGGTTTGGGCTAATTCCAATTAagtccaaaacttttcaaaactaaccaatttggtctctaaagccaatttagtccctaaaatagttgtgaaaaaataactaactgtTTTAGGAACAAAgttggttttagggactaaattgactaaTTTTGAAAAGTCTTGAACTTGGTTGACATTAACTCAAACCTCAGAGTATGTTAGTGAAATTTACCCTAaaatatatctataatttttttctcaaaaacaaatatatctataattttGTTAGAGATTGGATGAGGTCAAGCCAGTGTGGCTACGTGCTAGATAGGTTTTTGGTTTAAACATGTGTGCTTTTTGTACCATGTGTTTGCCATATATATAGTTTCTGTGCTTTTGTTGCTTTtagtgaatttatttatttataaaaaaaaaattgacataataaataattaaaatattgataaagactcttctcaaaaaaaaaaaaaaatatatatatatatatatatatatatattgataaagaCTATTAAAATTTCAGTTAAATTAAagtatttttatataagtataATGAAAAATGTATAATGtacatttgttaaaaaaaattataaaaaatatatatttttaaccaTGGAGTCTAGCATAAAGGATGTGCTTAGCTTGTGAAACAAATCAATAATCTATCACTTTGTTGCGATCAACTTGACCTAGATTGGAGACCAACTTGATCATTGTCTAATACTAACTGTAAGATAATGAACTAATTTGAGAATTTAGCATTAGTTTTAACTCTATTCATTAACATTCCTATTTAAAGGAAAAAGTGAATTAATAATTATTCTCTTTCTCTTAGTTCCATTTTGGTTTTTCCACTTCAACTCTTGGAAGGAACATTATTTAGGAATTACCTTTGAAA encodes:
- the LOC126706185 gene encoding pentatricopeptide repeat-containing protein At2g35130 isoform X1, whose translation is MSIIDCTLKYIFVEPRSYRSGFRCEAKNLSGEAVEKSKPEGLYIEKNLSGEVVEKSKREELHIDKNLSGEAVEKRKHEGFYIDKDGKWRSFEPKKLSRKRCGSLRGRGWKYGSGFVDGIFPVLSPIAQQILDFSLNDLDPNQLWRSLDTLPATYTTWDDIINVVVQLRLNKKWDSIVLICEWILHKSSFKPDVMCYNLLIDAYGQKSLCKDAESAYLELIESRCIPTEDTYALLLKAYCKSGLLGKAEAVFSEMRKYGLPPSAVVYNAFIDGLMKGGNPQKAEEIFQRMKKDCCEPSVDTYTLLINLYGKMPFPSIQFDWTGNKSYMALKMFDEMRSQKCKPNICTYTALVNAFAREGNCEKAEEIFEQLQEAGHEPDVYAYNALMEAYSRAGFPYGAAEIFSLMQHMGCEPDRASFNIMVDAYGRAGLHEDAQAVFEEMVRLGISPTMKSHMLLLSAYSRTGNVAKCEDIMNQMQKSGLEPDTFVFNSMMNLYGRLGQFGKMEDVLAAMDKGPYVADISTYNILINVYGRAGFLDRMEELFQSLPTKSLKPDVITWTSRLGAYSRKKLYKRCFEIFEEMIDSGCYPDGGTAKVLLSACSSQEQIEQATTVIRTIHKNMKTALPL
- the LOC126706185 gene encoding pentatricopeptide repeat-containing protein At2g35130 isoform X2, yielding MSIIDCTLKYIFVEPRSYRSGFRCEAKNLSGEAVEKSKPEGLYIEKNLSGEVVEKSKREELHIDKNLSGEAVEKRKHEGFYIDKDGKWRSFEPKKLSRKRCGSLRGRGWKYGSGFVDGIFPVLSPIAQQILDFSLNDLDPNQLWRSLDTLPATYTTWDDIINVVVQLRLNKKWDSIVLICEWILHKSSFKPDVMCYNLLIDAYGQKSLCKDAESAYLELIESRCIPTEDTYALLLKAYCKSGLLGKAEAVFSEMRKYGLPPSAVVYNAFIDGLMKGGNPQKAEEIFQRMKKDCCEPSVDTYTLLINLYGKGNKSYMALKMFDEMRSQKCKPNICTYTALVNAFAREGNCEKAEEIFEQLQEAGHEPDVYAYNALMEAYSRAGFPYGAAEIFSLMQHMGCEPDRASFNIMVDAYGRAGLHEDAQAVFEEMVRLGISPTMKSHMLLLSAYSRTGNVAKCEDIMNQMQKSGLEPDTFVFNSMMNLYGRLGQFGKMEDVLAAMDKGPYVADISTYNILINVYGRAGFLDRMEELFQSLPTKSLKPDVITWTSRLGAYSRKKLYKRCFEIFEEMIDSGCYPDGGTAKVLLSACSSQEQIEQATTVIRTIHKNMKTALPL